The Triticum aestivum cultivar Chinese Spring chromosome 3A, IWGSC CS RefSeq v2.1, whole genome shotgun sequence genome includes a region encoding these proteins:
- the LOC123059062 gene encoding probable glutathione S-transferase GSTU6: MAGEGDVKLLGTVVSPFAVRVCMALHLKGVSYEYLEQDLFNKGELLLASNPVHKKVPVLIHAGRPVCESLAIVEYVDEVWAGAASLLPADPYGRAVARFWAAYLDDKLFPAWIGILRAVTEEDRAEKLHAALAVVGPMEDALVQCSGGKDYFAGDSVGYLDIALGCNLFWFEALHEMFGVTVIDAGRTPRLAAWAERFVETDAAKKAAPPMKSMVDYAGKLRSMWAAAAAAAK, translated from the coding sequence ATGGCCGGTGAAGGAGATGTGAAGCTGCTGGGCACGGTGGTGAGCCCGTTCGCGGTCCGCGTGTGCATGGCCCTGCACCTCAAGGGCGTGAGCTACGAGTACCTGGAGCAGGACCTCTTCAACAagggcgagctcctcctcgcctCCAACCCGGTGCACAAGAAGGTCCCCGTGCTCATCCACGCCGGCAGGCCCGTCTGCGAATCGCTCGCCATCGTCGAGTACGTCGACGAGGTCTGGGCCGGCGCAGCCTCGCTCCTCCCCGCGGACCCCTATGGCCGTGCCGTCGCCCGCTTCTGGGCCGCCTACCTCGACGATAAGCTGTTCCCCGCGTGGATAGGCATCCTACGcgccgtcacggaggaggacagaGCCGAGAAGCTCCACGCCGCGCTCGCGGTGGTCGGGCCCATGGAGGACGCCCTCGTGCAGTGCTCTGGTGGGAAAGACTACTTCGCCGGCGACTCCGTCGGGTACCTTGACATCGCGCTCGGGTGCAACCTCTTCTGGTTCGAGGCGCTCCATGAGATGTTCGGCGTGACGGTCATCGACGCAGGCAGGACTCCGCGCTTGGCCGCCTGGGCTGAGAGGTTCGTGGAGACGGATGCGGCCAAGAAGGCTGCCCCGCCCATGAAGAGCATGGTGGACTACGCCGGGAAGCTGCGGAGTATGtgggctgccgctgccgccgctgccaagTAA
- the LOC123063155 gene encoding metacaspase-1 encodes MNMNYGSMGPGAMVRCRQCSSSITAMPGARAVQCMQCSCVTRVSGRGRQQHGYGQGYGGNGGGMLMPPMRPTPAFGGGRGKKRAVLIGIKYTNRRSCELRGPINDVKCMRYLLTERFGFPNDCVLILTDEERNPCRQPTKDNIRMAMHWLVQGCSYGDSLVFQFSGLGAQVPDDDGDELDGMDEALCPVDSFQQGPILDDEINEAIVRPLVHGVKLHAIVDACHSATVLDLPYQCTVSKQTGRWRWRDERPMTGACKGTSGGQAVLISGSSNGKSNMSVLPEPYATIGAMTHSFIRAVECEPRTTYGRLLTSMRAIMRDSSGNCNLQGPIGGSIRKVANFSGVEEPQLSSAYKFDVEREPFCM; translated from the exons ATGAACATGAACTACGGCTCCATGGGTCCTGGCGCGATGGTGCGGTGCAGGCAGTGCAGCTCGAGCATCACGGCGATGCCCGGCGCCCGCGCCGTGCAGTGCATGCAGTGCAGCTGCGTGACGCGCGTCAGCGGCCGTGGCCGGCAGCAGCACGGATACGGCCAGGGTTACGGCGGTAACGGCGGCGGGATGCTGATGCCGCCGATGCGTCCCACCCCGGCCTTCGGCGGCGGCCGCGGCAAGAAGCGCGCCGTGCTGATCGGGATCAAGTACACCAACCGGCGCTCCTGCGAGCTGCGGGGCCCCATCAACGACGTCAAGTGCATGCGGTACCTGCTCACCGAGCGCTTCGGCTTCCCCAACGACTGCGTTCTCATCCTCACAG ACGAGGAGAGGAACCCGTGCAGGCAGCCGACCAAGGACAACATCCGCATGGCGATGCACTGGCTGGTGCAGGGGTGCAGCTACGGCGACTCCCTGGTGTTCCAGTTCTCTGGCCTGGGCGCGCAGGTgcccgacgacgacggcgacgagctgGACGGCATGGACGAGGCCCTCTGCCCCGTGGACTCGTTCCAGCAGGGCCCCATCctggacgacgagatcaacgagGCCATCGTCCGCCCGCTGGTGCACGGCGTCAAGCTCCACGCCATCGTCGACGCCTGCCACAGCGCCACCGTCCTCGACCTCCCCTACCAATGCACCGTGTCCAAGCA GACCGGGCGCTGGAGGTGGAGGGACGAGCGCCCTATGACCGGCGCCTGCAAGGGCACCAGCGGAGGCCAGGCCGTGCTCATCAGCGGCAGCAGCAACGGAAAGAGCAACATGAGCGTG CTGCCTGAGCCCTACGCCACGATCGGCGCCATGACGCACAGCTTCATCAGGGCGGTGGAGTGCGAGCCGCGCACCACCTACGGCCGCCTGCTCACCTCCATGAGGGCCATCATGCGCGACAGCAGCGGCAACTGCAACCTGCAAGGCCCCATCGGCGGCTCCATCCGCAAGGTCGCAAACTTCAGCGGCGTGGAG GAGCCTCAGCTGTCCTCTGCCTACAAGTTCGACGTCGAGCGCGAGCCGTTCTGCATGTAG
- the LOC123059064 gene encoding probable glutathione S-transferase GSTU6, giving the protein MAGQGDDVKVLGTAASMFAIRVRMALHVKGVSYEYLEQDLFHKGELLLASNPVRKAVPVLIHAGRPICESLAIVEYVDEVWAGAASLLPADPYDRAVARFWAAYIDDKAVPTWIGIMRAATEEDRAEGLAAALAAVAPLEDAFAQCSGGKAFFAGDSIGYLDLALGCNLFWIEALRHMFGVTVIDAGRTPRLAAWAERFEQTEAAKKAAPPMESMLEEAEKLRAMWAAAAAPAAK; this is encoded by the coding sequence ATGGCCGGCCAAGGAGATGATGTCAAGGTACtgggcacggcggcgagcatgttCGCGATCCGCGTGCGCATGGCGCTGCACGTCAAGGGCGTGAGCTACGAGTACCTGGAGCAGGACCTGTTCCACAagggcgagctcctcctcgcctCCAACCCGGTGCGCAAGGCGGTCCCCGTGCTCATCCACGCCGGCAGGCCCATCTGCGAGTCGCTCGCCATCGTCGAGTACGTCGACGAGGTCTGGGCCGGCGCCGCCTCGCTCCTCCCCGCGGACCCCTACGACCGCGCCGTCGCCCGCTTCTGGGCGGCCTACATCGATGACAAGGCTGTCCCCACGTGGATAGGCATCATGAGGGCGGCCACGGAGGAGGACAGGGCGGAGGGGCTGGCCGCTGCGCTCGcggcggtcgcgcccttggaggaCGCCTTCGCCCAGTGCTCTGGCGGGAAGGCCTTCTTCGCCGGCGACTCCATCGGGTACCTCGACCTTGCGCTCGGGTGCAACCTCTTCTGGATCGAGGCGCTGCGCCACATGTTCGGCGTCACGGTCATCGACGCTGGCAGGACTCCACGCCTGGCCGCCTGGGCTGAGAGGTTCGAGCAGACGGAGGCTGCAAAGAAGGCGGCGccgcccatggaaagcatgttggaggaggccgagaagcTGCGGGCCATgtgggctgctgctgctgccccgGCTGCCAAGTAA
- the LOC123059063 gene encoding probable glutathione S-transferase GSTU6, which produces MAGEGDDVKLLGAAVSPFAVRVRMALHLKGVSYEYLEQDLFDKGELLLATNPVLKKVPVLIHAGRPVCESLAIVKYVDEVWADGASLLPADHYGRAVARFWAAYIDDKLFPAWIGILRAATEEDRAEKLEAALAVVRPMEDALAQSVASGGKDFFAGDSVGYLDLALRCNLFWFKALREMYGVTVIDANKTPRLAAWAERFEQTEAGKEAATPMKSMVEHAGKLRAMWAAAAAAAK; this is translated from the exons ATGGCCGGCGAAGGAGACGACGTCAAGCTGCTGGGCGCGGCGGTGAGCCCGTTCGCGGTCCGCGTGCGAATGGCGCTGCACCTCAAGGGCGTGAGCTACGAGTACCTGGAGCAGGACCTGTTCGACAAGGGTGAGCTCCTCCTCGCCACCAACCCGGTGCTCAAGAAGGTCCCCGTGCTCATCCACGCAGGCAGGCCCGTCTGCGAGTCGCTCGCCATCGTCAAGTACGTTGACGAGGTCTGGGCTGACGGCGCCTCGCTCCTCCCTGCCGACCATTACGGCCGCGCCGTCGCCCGCTTCTGGGCCGCCTACATTGATGACAAGCTGTTCCCCGCGTGGATAGGCATCCTACGCGCCGCCACGGAGGAGGACAGAGCCGAGAAGCTTGAGGCCGCGCTCGCGGTGGTCCGGCCCATGGAGGACGCCCTCGCCCAATCGGTAGC CTCTGGTGGGAAGGACTTCTTCGCCGGCGACTCCGTCGGGTACCTCGACCTTGCGCTCAGGTGCAACCTCTTCTGGTTCAAGGCGTTGCGGGAGATGTACGGCGTGACGGTCATCGACGCCAACAAGACTCCGCGCTTGGCCGCCTGGGCTGAGAGGTTCGAGCAGACGGAGGCAGGGAAGGAGGCGGCCACGCCCATGAAGAGTATGGTTGAGCACGCCGGGAAGCTGCGGGCTATgtgggctgctgctgctgcagctgcCAAGTAA